TATCTTCGACCGAATGACTTCCCTGCGCCGTGACGCCACGAGCGGCCTGGTCGTGCTCGTCCCGATCATCGTCACGCTCTACGTTCTCGCTTTCATCTACCGGACGATCGCCGGGCTCCCGCTCATCGAGACCATCGAACCCTCCTGGGTCCGGGTCCCGCTCACTTTGCTGGTGTTCGCGGCGCTCGTGCTCGCCATCGGCTACCTGATGCGCACCGCGAGCGGCCCCCTCGTCGAGGAGGCCATCGACGGCGTGATGAACCGGGTGCCGGGTCTCCGGGTGGTCTACAACGCCTCGAAGATGGGGGTCGAAACCGCCGTCACCGGCACCGGCGACCTCCAAGCCCCGGTCAAACTCGAGACCTGGGAGGGCCTCCGGATGACGGCGTTCAAAACCGGCACCCGGACCGACGACGGCCGCGACATCCTCTTTTTACCCACCGCCCCCAACATCACCACCGGCTTCGTCATCGAGGTCACCCCCGACCAGTACGAGGAGACCGACGAACGCGTCGAGGACGCCCTCACGCGCGTTTTGAGCGCGGGTTTCGGCGAGGCCGACGAATCAGGCCTCTCGCCCGCCGGCCGTACGCCGTCGCCGACCGACGACGACTAAACCCCACCTTTTGCTGCGGTCGCTCACTTCGTTCGCTCCCTGGCAAAATGTGGATCAAAAGCCGTCGTCACCCCCTGCGGGGGTTCCTCGGCCCGCTCGCTCCCTCCGGTCGCTCGCGGTGGGATCACTACTCTCTCCGCAACCGCCAACCGCTCCAGCACCGCACCGCCGAAGCCCTCAGTCGCTCGTTTCACTCGCTCCTTCGCCCTTCATCCACCAGGAGAGCACCGCTCTCCTGCGCCTCGGCTCGCTCCCGCTCGCCGAGACACCAAGCCCACAACCACATCGCGGCCGCACTACAGCCGCCGGCCGCGGCCGCACCGCGCCCGCTGGCCGCAGAGCGGCCACGAATCCCTCGAAAAGCAGCTACTCGGTTTTGGTCTTC
This is a stretch of genomic DNA from Halococcus salsus. It encodes these proteins:
- a CDS encoding DUF502 domain-containing protein is translated as MTSLRRDATSGLVVLVPIIVTLYVLAFIYRTIAGLPLIETIEPSWVRVPLTLLVFAALVLAIGYLMRTASGPLVEEAIDGVMNRVPGLRVVYNASKMGVETAVTGTGDLQAPVKLETWEGLRMTAFKTGTRTDDGRDILFLPTAPNITTGFVIEVTPDQYEETDERVEDALTRVLSAGFGEADESGLSPAGRTPSPTDDD